A region from the Wolbachia endosymbiont (group A) of Rhinocyllus conicus genome encodes:
- a CDS encoding phage tail assembly protein, whose amino-acid sequence MTANLTSVAKEAIEELDIADYVKVQEVLKDFFSPIIQKT is encoded by the coding sequence TTGACTGCCAATCTAACATCAGTTGCAAAAGAAGCAATTGAAGAGTTGGATATTGCTGATTATGTAAAAGTGCAAGAAGTATTAAAGGATTTTTTTTCACCAATTATCCAAAAAACTTGA
- a CDS encoding helix-turn-helix domain-containing protein, translated as MAKYTTVSIRYQIAQKVRSWRLKRGYTQKDLAGKISVTYQIVLQYEKGIRKISIEKLYAIAKVLSISITDLIPVSNEKIRLEDEEEEILNLVRKYKTINDQELRKVFYLLAKFTRVGEKSSKKAEKVKIAKGLVKAGISVDIVSQAIGLSADECVEEKIGSIYCKIGKKIKEWRLVREYTQKDLAEKMVTTRDEISNYEQGRVAIPLEKLYAIAETLSISITDLLIEEDEGSRVENELPDLIKEYKEIESQELRNVLIKSMFKSIQICEEKIREEERIKIAKNLVKKGISTDIILQITGLSLGKIQQV; from the coding sequence ATGGCAAAGTATACTACTGTTTCCATAAGGTACCAAATAGCACAAAAAGTAAGGAGCTGGAGGCTAAAGCGAGGATATACTCAAAAAGATTTAGCGGGAAAAATCAGTGTAACATATCAAATAGTACTACAATATGAAAAAGGAATACGTAAAATTTCGATTGAAAAGTTATATGCTATAGCAAAGGTGTTATCAATTAGTATTACGGATCTTATTCCTGTATCAAATGAAAAAATCCGCCTTGAAGACGAGGAAGAGGAAATATTAAATCTAGTAAGAAAATATAAAACGATTAATGATCAAGAGTTGCGCAAGGTGTTTTACTTGCTAGCAAAATTTACCCGAGTTGGTGAGAAAAGTAGTAAAAAAGCAGAGAAAGTAAAAATTGCAAAGGGCCTGGTTAAAGCAGGGATTTCTGTTGATATTGTTTCACAGGCAATTGGCCTCTCTGCTGATGAATGTGTTGAAGAAAAAATAGGTTCTATATACTGCAAAATAGGAAAGAAGATAAAAGAATGGAGGCTAGTGAGAGAGTATACTCAAAAGGATTTGGCTGAGAAAATGGTTACAACACGTGATGAAATAAGCAACTATGAGCAAGGACGTGTGGCCATTCCACTGGAAAAATTATATGCAATAGCAGAAACATTATCGATTAGTATTACAGATCTACTAATAGAGGAAGATGAAGGTAGTAGAGTGGAAAATGAGCTACCTGATTTGATTAAAGAATACAAAGAAATTGAGAGCCAAGAACTACGTAATGTACTAATAAAATCTATGTTTAAAAGCATACAAATTTGTGAGGAGAAAATTAGAGAAGAAGAAAGAATCAAAATTGCAAAGAACTTAGTTAAAAAAGGAATTTCTACCGATATTATTTTGCAAATAACAGGCCTCTCTTTAGGCAAAATTCAACAAGTTTAA
- a CDS encoding phage tail assembly protein, producing MQTIILNNPITVNGVSVAELTIRRPKVRDYLAIERLNGSDLSKEITLTANLTSVTKETIEELDIADYAKVQEVLKDFFSPIIQKT from the coding sequence ATGCAAACAATAATACTCAATAATCCAATAACAGTTAATGGGGTTTCTGTTGCAGAGCTAACTATTAGGCGTCCAAAAGTTAGGGATTATTTGGCAATTGAACGCTTAAATGGTAGTGACTTGAGTAAGGAAATCACCCTAACTGCAAATTTAACATCGGTTACGAAGGAAACTATAGAAGAGTTGGATATTGCAGACTATGCTAAAGTACAAGAAGTGCTAAAGGATTTTTTTTCACCGATTATACAAAAAACTTGA
- a CDS encoding JAB domain-containing protein yields the protein MNKIKEEIEFRILESKGKALLDREIMETFLSAVHERPQAQEIAKNLVNTYAGVGRILGREMDDLKVIEGVTDSAVAMIMCVKETLERVLREKLKGEPIMDLQGLVEYLNVSIGHAERECVKILYLNKRRQLIGEESYIGEMEKAPVYIKEIIRKALIKNATLVIMSLPRQQCCKKRKIREKHFSKTSMSKNKSAIYL from the coding sequence ATGAATAAAATTAAAGAGGAAATAGAGTTCAGAATATTAGAAAGCAAAGGCAAAGCACTACTTGATCGTGAAATAATGGAAACATTTCTAAGTGCAGTACATGAAAGGCCACAAGCTCAAGAAATTGCTAAAAATCTGGTGAATACTTATGCAGGAGTAGGAAGGATTTTAGGTCGAGAAATGGATGACCTGAAAGTCATAGAAGGAGTAACTGATTCTGCAGTAGCAATGATTATGTGCGTTAAGGAAACACTAGAAAGGGTACTGAGAGAAAAGCTCAAGGGAGAACCAATCATGGACTTACAAGGGCTAGTAGAATACTTGAACGTAAGTATAGGTCATGCAGAGAGGGAATGTGTAAAAATACTGTACTTGAATAAAAGGCGCCAATTAATCGGAGAAGAATCCTATATTGGTGAAATGGAAAAAGCACCGGTGTACATAAAGGAAATTATAAGAAAAGCATTAATAAAGAATGCAACATTAGTAATAATGTCACTACCCCGCCAACAATGTTGCAAAAAACGTAAAATTAGAGAAAAGCATTTCTCGAAAACTTCTATGTCCAAAAACAAGAGTGCCATTTATTTATAG
- a CDS encoding tail protein X, with product MLDEICWKHYGYSSEAVEEVLLENPGLAEHGSFLPAGLRIKLPKIQKIPKESVINILDE from the coding sequence ATGTTAGATGAAATTTGCTGGAAACATTATGGATACAGTAGTGAAGCAGTGGAGGAAGTATTGCTTGAAAATCCAGGACTTGCAGAACATGGAAGTTTTTTGCCCGCTGGATTGAGAATTAAGCTTCCTAAAATTCAAAAAATACCGAAAGAATCTGTTATAAACATTTTAGATGAATGA
- a CDS encoding helix-turn-helix domain-containing protein translates to MRGHTQIGLAGQVGLTYQEVNSYENGYTPIPIGVLYVIARVLSVNAVDLLPRPITVREYKDEDEEILYLTKIYENQKLGKIVPSLIRFVHISEKINQEEARLEVAKNLVKEGVSVDIISQATGLSIYEYDNTEKEVCTDSIYYRVGQRIREWRLIRRYTQKDLADKVGVTLKEIHEYEKGYTAISLDKLYEIAGELSVNIKALLPKTRESKKLLSLMDEYREQELLDALVKSLSEEMKNGKEKVKKAEKIKVAKNLAKADISIDIIVRASGLTADELSECEKR, encoded by the coding sequence ATGCGAGGTCATACTCAAATAGGATTAGCAGGTCAAGTAGGTTTAACATACCAAGAAGTGAACAGCTATGAGAATGGTTATACTCCTATTCCAATTGGAGTACTATATGTAATAGCAAGAGTATTATCAGTTAATGCTGTAGATCTATTACCTAGACCAATAACAGTAAGAGAGTATAAAGATGAAGACGAAGAAATACTCTATCTAACAAAAATATATGAGAATCAAAAGTTAGGCAAAATAGTACCTTCATTAATCAGGTTTGTTCATATTAGCGAGAAAATCAATCAAGAGGAGGCAAGATTAGAAGTAGCAAAAAATCTAGTTAAAGAAGGAGTTTCAGTTGACATAATTTCCCAAGCAACCGGCTTATCTATTTACGAGTATGATAATACAGAGAAAGAAGTCTGCACTGATTCTATATACTACAGAGTAGGGCAAAGAATAAGAGAATGGAGATTGATAAGGAGATACACTCAAAAAGATTTGGCGGATAAAGTTGGTGTAACACTCAAGGAAATACACGAATATGAAAAAGGGTATACTGCCATATCATTAGATAAATTATATGAAATAGCAGGAGAATTATCAGTGAATATTAAAGCTCTGCTACCTAAAACAAGAGAAAGCAAAAAGCTATTGAGTTTAATGGATGAGTACAGAGAACAAGAATTATTAGATGCATTAGTCAAATCTCTATCTGAAGAAATGAAAAATGGCAAGGAAAAAGTTAAAAAAGCAGAAAAAATCAAGGTTGCAAAAAATCTAGCAAAGGCAGATATTTCTATTGATATTATTGTGCGAGCAAGTGGCCTAACTGCTGATGAGTTGAGTGAGTGTGAAAAAAGATAG
- a CDS encoding phage tail tape measure protein, which produces MSTLSIKIGAVLDGSFNTVIKGSSNQLTYLGENIRKLDSSLKSVSKFKQLGHDVLTSRRSWKGFEDQVKSLAKQMKAIEKPSKTLKAEFDKAKTSAIKAKEAYLKKRDALHSFNEEVRKSGRNIKSLVSDQYKLGSSIEVLKGKYGKLGSAIRSHQSFLASKAHFKSQIIETIGLGLTLAAPIKVAVDFESAMADVKKVVKFVQNDTKDEALKFAKELKKLSREIPLSAAELAQIAASGGQLGIDKNDLIKFTTVVAKMTTAFDMSAEEAGNAIAKISNVYGIKVDGMENVGNIINHLSDNTAAKAQEVVLTLNRIGGNAKQFGLEVDQASSLASTFISLGKQPEKAATAINNFLSKLQTAREQSPEFHDALDEMGTSIEELEQTIKKNPQEAILQFLETLKRIDDQERAGILMNLFGAGFQDDIALLVGSLDIYKKAIEQVADKGKYRSSMQKEFENRANTTANKLQLLKNAVFEAGMNLGSVMLPTLNYVAGSLKAITERIASFAEKYPTLTTVIMSTLAALISLKVLVVGVGYGITLLGSTIFGLKATILATFSFLSAIVFPAVITGLRAITLAVMTNPIGLLIASLVAGAAYVLTNWQKVKDFFSSFWKSLIEPIGKAFSWMGNTVSSIFAENNPIRKFENNGNFVNKLSKNSIFSNGNPLTSNSAIKQFSENSKGNFESFKVKGVIEEKRAIEQEEVEKAFKKSRYENRESKVYNQAFYQTFNINIKSEDVRSVADAVIERFREQARGALFDIVEELH; this is translated from the coding sequence ATGTCAACGTTATCTATAAAAATCGGAGCTGTTTTAGATGGCAGTTTTAATACTGTAATAAAGGGCAGTAGTAATCAACTTACTTATCTTGGTGAGAACATAAGGAAGCTTGACTCATCTTTAAAATCAGTATCAAAATTTAAGCAGTTGGGTCATGATGTTTTGACTAGCAGGAGGTCGTGGAAGGGCTTTGAAGATCAAGTAAAATCTTTAGCTAAACAAATGAAGGCAATAGAGAAACCGAGCAAAACCTTAAAAGCAGAATTTGACAAGGCCAAAACCTCCGCAATAAAAGCAAAAGAAGCATATTTGAAAAAGAGAGATGCTTTGCATTCATTTAATGAAGAAGTAAGAAAAAGTGGAAGAAATATTAAGTCATTAGTAAGTGATCAATATAAACTTGGTTCTTCTATTGAAGTGCTAAAAGGTAAGTATGGTAAGCTTGGGTCTGCAATACGTAGTCACCAAAGTTTTTTAGCAAGCAAAGCACATTTTAAGTCACAAATTATAGAGACTATTGGGCTAGGGCTAACGCTTGCAGCGCCAATTAAAGTTGCTGTTGATTTTGAATCGGCTATGGCTGATGTAAAGAAAGTAGTAAAATTTGTGCAAAATGACACTAAAGATGAAGCATTAAAGTTTGCTAAAGAGTTAAAGAAATTATCTCGGGAGATACCCTTGTCAGCTGCAGAATTAGCACAAATAGCTGCAAGTGGTGGTCAGCTTGGTATTGACAAAAATGATCTTATAAAGTTTACAACAGTAGTTGCCAAAATGACCACAGCGTTTGATATGTCGGCAGAAGAAGCTGGTAATGCTATTGCGAAAATATCCAACGTCTATGGAATTAAAGTTGATGGTATGGAAAATGTAGGTAACATAATAAACCATCTCTCAGACAATACCGCTGCTAAAGCACAAGAAGTGGTTCTTACATTAAATAGAATTGGTGGTAATGCTAAACAGTTTGGTTTAGAAGTTGATCAAGCAAGTAGCTTAGCAAGTACGTTCATAAGTTTAGGTAAACAACCTGAAAAAGCAGCAACTGCTATAAATAACTTTCTTAGTAAACTACAGACTGCAAGAGAGCAAAGTCCTGAATTTCACGATGCATTAGATGAGATGGGAACAAGTATAGAAGAGCTCGAACAAACCATTAAAAAAAATCCTCAAGAGGCAATATTACAATTCCTTGAAACTTTAAAAAGAATAGACGATCAAGAGCGTGCCGGTATTCTTATGAATCTATTTGGCGCTGGGTTTCAAGATGACATTGCTCTTTTAGTAGGAAGCTTAGACATTTATAAGAAAGCTATTGAACAGGTAGCTGATAAAGGAAAGTACCGCTCCTCAATGCAGAAAGAATTTGAAAATCGGGCAAACACTACAGCTAATAAATTACAATTACTTAAAAATGCAGTATTTGAAGCTGGCATGAATCTAGGGTCAGTGATGTTGCCTACTTTAAATTATGTAGCTGGAAGTTTGAAAGCAATAACAGAGCGTATAGCTTCTTTTGCAGAAAAATATCCAACTTTAACTACGGTAATCATGAGTACTTTAGCAGCTTTGATAAGTTTGAAAGTCTTAGTAGTGGGAGTAGGCTATGGAATTACTTTATTAGGAAGTACAATTTTTGGTCTTAAAGCAACGATATTGGCAACATTTTCATTTTTATCAGCTATAGTTTTTCCTGCAGTAATAACAGGGCTAAGAGCAATAACACTCGCTGTAATGACTAACCCAATCGGACTTTTAATAGCGAGTCTTGTTGCTGGTGCAGCTTATGTTCTAACTAACTGGCAAAAAGTGAAAGACTTTTTCTCTAGCTTTTGGAAATCACTCATTGAACCTATAGGAAAAGCTTTTTCATGGATGGGAAATACAGTTAGTAGCATATTTGCTGAGAATAACCCGATTAGAAAATTTGAAAATAATGGAAATTTTGTTAATAAGCTTTCTAAAAATAGCATTTTCAGTAACGGAAACCCATTGACAAGTAATAGTGCTATTAAACAATTTTCAGAAAATAGTAAAGGCAATTTTGAGAGTTTTAAAGTTAAAGGTGTTATAGAAGAAAAAAGAGCTATAGAACAAGAAGAAGTTGAGAAAGCATTCAAGAAAAGTAGATATGAAAATAGGGAATCTAAAGTATATAACCAAGCATTCTATCAAACGTTTAATATCAACATTAAATCTGAAGATGTGCGCAGTGTTGCTGATGCAGTAATAGAACGATTTAGAGAACAAGCACGTGGGGCACTTTTTGACATAGTTGAAGAGTTACATTGA
- a CDS encoding helix-turn-helix domain-containing protein → MVFCVEKSLDYEVGQKLKSWRLERGYTQKDLAEKIGVKYWVILQYEKGNRRISIERLYAIAETLSISITDLIPVSKSCLEDEGEEILNLIRKYKKINDQELRKMFCLLTKFVQVSEKSSRKSEKIKIANGLVKAGISVDIVSQAIGLSADECIEEKTGSIYYKIGKKIKEWRLVREYTQKDLAEKMNTTRHEISNYEQGRTAVPLDKLYEMAEALSINITDLLIDEGSKVENELQDLIKEYKEIESQELRHALRESLFEGIRICEEKVRKAERIKVAKDLVKGGISIDIILQAVGLSIDMVLDG, encoded by the coding sequence ATGGTTTTTTGCGTGGAAAAAAGTCTAGACTATGAAGTAGGGCAAAAATTGAAAAGTTGGAGGTTAGAGCGAGGGTATACTCAAAAGGATTTAGCGGAGAAAATTGGTGTAAAGTACTGGGTAATACTGCAATATGAAAAAGGGAACCGTAGAATTTCAATTGAAAGGTTGTATGCTATAGCTGAGACACTATCAATCAGTATTACGGATCTTATTCCTGTATCAAAAAGCTGTCTTGAAGATGAGGGAGAAGAAATATTAAACCTAATAAGAAAATATAAGAAGATTAACGATCAGGAGTTACGTAAGATGTTTTGTTTGCTAACCAAATTTGTCCAAGTCAGTGAAAAAAGTAGTAGAAAATCGGAAAAAATAAAAATTGCAAATGGTCTGGTTAAAGCAGGAATTTCTGTTGATATTGTTTCACAAGCAATTGGCCTCTCTGCTGATGAATGTATTGAAGAAAAAACGGGTTCTATCTACTACAAAATAGGAAAGAAGATAAAAGAATGGAGGCTAGTGAGAGAGTATACTCAAAAAGATTTAGCAGAGAAAATGAATACAACACGTCACGAAATAAGCAACTATGAACAAGGAAGGACTGCTGTTCCACTTGATAAATTATATGAAATGGCAGAAGCGTTATCGATTAATATTACAGATCTACTAATAGATGAAGGTAGTAAAGTAGAAAATGAGCTACAGGATTTGATTAAAGAATACAAAGAAATTGAGAGCCAAGAACTACGTCATGCATTAAGAGAGTCTCTGTTTGAAGGTATAAGGATTTGTGAAGAAAAAGTGAGGAAAGCGGAAAGAATCAAAGTTGCAAAAGATTTAGTAAAAGGGGGAATTTCTATTGATATTATTTTGCAAGCGGTAGGTTTATCTATTGATATGGTTTTAGATGGATAG
- a CDS encoding patatin-like phospholipase family protein: MTKYILSVDGGGIRGIIPAIILAEIEKRTRRTIAEIFHLMAGTSTGGIVVAGLCKKDKPQYSANDLVEFYREYGPYIFKSSFLRRSIFSWLNCTQYPHKNIESVLDKYFGEDILKNTLSKVLITSYDIHNNRPFFFKSWKEGNIKLKDALRAATAAPTYFIPKHLKIDQIDRVLVDGGIFANNPAACAYASGKKLFPNDDILLLSIGTGRTDRSIEYANSKRFGKIGWIKPLLNVMFASGLDCVNYQMNQVIGNRYVRIQSQLKLASADMDNITSKNIKFLQQEAKAMIEDNQKVIEKFCIEI; this comes from the coding sequence ATGACTAAATACATCCTTTCAGTTGACGGAGGAGGCATAAGGGGCATAATACCAGCCATTATTCTAGCAGAAATAGAAAAAAGAACAAGAAGAACTATAGCTGAAATCTTTCACTTAATGGCAGGAACCTCAACTGGTGGAATTGTTGTAGCAGGATTATGTAAAAAAGATAAACCTCAATATTCTGCTAATGATTTAGTCGAGTTCTATCGGGAATATGGACCATATATTTTTAAATCTTCATTTTTGAGAAGATCAATATTTTCTTGGCTTAATTGCACACAATACCCACATAAAAATATTGAATCTGTACTGGATAAATATTTTGGAGAGGATATTCTAAAAAACACATTAAGTAAGGTACTGATAACAAGTTATGATATTCACAATAATCGTCCATTTTTCTTTAAAAGCTGGAAAGAAGGTAATATTAAGCTGAAAGATGCACTCAGAGCTGCAACGGCTGCACCCACTTATTTCATACCAAAACATCTAAAAATTGATCAGATAGACAGAGTATTAGTGGATGGAGGGATATTTGCCAATAATCCAGCGGCTTGTGCATATGCAAGTGGTAAGAAATTGTTTCCTAATGATGATATTCTACTGTTATCGATAGGTACTGGCAGAACAGATAGAAGCATAGAGTATGCCAATTCAAAGAGATTTGGAAAAATAGGCTGGATAAAACCTTTGTTAAATGTGATGTTTGCCTCTGGATTGGACTGCGTAAATTATCAGATGAATCAAGTAATAGGCAATAGATACGTAAGAATACAATCGCAATTGAAGCTAGCGTCGGCTGACATGGATAACATTACATCAAAAAATATCAAATTTCTTCAACAGGAGGCAAAGGCAATGATAGAGGACAATCAGAAAGTGATAGAAAAATTCTGTATAGAAATATAA
- a CDS encoding ankyrin repeat domain-containing protein, translated as MNINSIIYKNRLILLIALAVCIVIVCISLSEKRYKDSITKLEIASETCDLENIELLIQNNVNIGEKALHYAAEKGCLEIIKFLVEKDVDINTANKFKRTALHYAADNGHLEIVKFLLDKGSNPIATDRDGRRPRDMAVVELRYDKNKGKTYREIIKLLAKAEDQYESTKSNH; from the coding sequence ATGAACATAAATTCGATCATATATAAAAATAGACTAATTTTATTAATAGCACTAGCAGTATGTATTGTAATCGTATGTATTTCCTTATCTGAAAAGAGATATAAAGATAGCATTACTAAATTAGAGATTGCATCTGAAACTTGTGACCTAGAAAATATCGAGCTCTTGATACAAAATAATGTAAATATTGGCGAAAAAGCATTGCATTATGCTGCAGAAAAAGGATGTTTAGAAATTATAAAATTTTTAGTAGAAAAGGATGTTGATATAAATACTGCCAATAAATTTAAGCGAACAGCACTACATTATGCTGCAGATAATGGACATTTAGAAATTGTCAAATTCTTATTAGATAAAGGATCAAATCCTATAGCTACAGATCGAGATGGAAGAAGACCAAGAGATATGGCTGTAGTGGAATTGCGATATGATAAAAACAAAGGCAAAACATATAGAGAAATCATAAAGCTACTTGCTAAAGCAGAGGATCAATACGAATCAACAAAAAGTAATCACTAA
- a CDS encoding phage tail protein, giving the protein MLLGKCKLEPTSLRYSKEERWYTIECIEKTSLQNIGSGIECIDLTGVIYSRYQSNGLEQLKNIRDTQEPHVLVDNSGNILGNFVIINVEEKQILFFPDGKPRKVEFILKLKSYSK; this is encoded by the coding sequence ATGTTGCTTGGAAAATGTAAGCTTGAACCAACAAGCCTAAGATACAGTAAAGAAGAAAGGTGGTATACAATTGAATGTATTGAAAAAACGTCGCTACAAAACATTGGTTCAGGAATTGAATGTATTGATCTAACAGGAGTGATTTATTCACGTTATCAGAGTAATGGCTTAGAACAGCTAAAAAATATACGTGATACTCAAGAACCACACGTTCTGGTTGATAATTCAGGAAATATACTTGGGAATTTTGTTATTATTAATGTAGAAGAAAAACAGATATTATTTTTTCCTGATGGAAAACCAAGAAAAGTTGAGTTTATTTTGAAGTTAAAAAGTTACAGCAAGTGA
- a CDS encoding recombinase family protein: MGFKEDQMVTVSLYARVSSGKQAQENTIASQVAALEKQISTDGYKLLSEYKFIDNGYSGSNLVRPDLEKLRDKVTEGKIDRIYIHSPDRLSRKYAYQMVLLEEFEKAGAETVFLNYEINDNPESQLLLQMQGMIAEYERAKIMERSRRGKIYAANKGCVSVMGGAPYGYRYIDKYMGGGQALFEINEEEANVVRKVFLWIGRERTSIGEVCRRLNTMSIITRTGKKYWDRSVIWGMLKNPAYKGQAAFGKTKVGIKLQHIRPQKHSCEQPKDNYSTYSVEKANWIYVKVPNIVDEDVFDIVQEQLAENRKIARTRERGAKYLLQGLIVCKRCRYAYYGSPVRNKRGEKIDHYAYYRCIGRDSYRFGGNKICDNKHIRTDALETAVWEEVKHLLKNPNRVLEEYRRRLSELKKSSWDQKSDLLEKQENKLKRGIARLIDSYAQEYINQEEFEPRIKAMKQSLKTIEEEKKRIFDQKKLKQELTLVVTNLEDFSSNITSNLDNADWLTKRDIIRTLVKRIEINLEDVNVVFRVKELPNSPGNNREEKKNLQHCWRGNTTILGDA; the protein is encoded by the coding sequence ATGGGATTCAAGGAGGATCAAATGGTAACAGTGAGTTTATATGCAAGAGTTTCTTCGGGGAAACAAGCACAAGAAAATACAATAGCAAGTCAAGTTGCAGCTTTAGAGAAGCAAATTAGTACGGATGGATACAAATTATTAAGTGAGTATAAATTTATTGATAATGGCTACAGTGGATCTAATCTAGTCCGTCCTGATCTAGAAAAGTTACGTGATAAAGTAACAGAAGGTAAAATTGATAGAATTTACATTCATTCACCTGATCGCTTATCTAGAAAATATGCATATCAAATGGTATTACTTGAAGAATTTGAGAAAGCAGGAGCAGAAACGGTTTTCTTAAATTATGAGATTAACGATAATCCAGAATCTCAATTGCTGTTACAAATGCAAGGTATGATAGCAGAATATGAACGAGCGAAAATTATGGAACGAAGTCGTCGCGGAAAGATTTATGCAGCTAATAAAGGTTGTGTAAGCGTAATGGGAGGAGCTCCTTATGGTTATCGTTATATAGATAAATATATGGGAGGAGGACAAGCTTTATTTGAAATAAACGAAGAAGAAGCTAATGTTGTTAGGAAAGTATTTTTGTGGATAGGAAGAGAAAGGACAAGTATTGGGGAAGTGTGTCGTCGGCTAAACACTATGTCTATTATAACACGAACAGGAAAAAAGTACTGGGATAGAAGTGTGATTTGGGGTATGTTAAAAAATCCTGCTTACAAAGGACAAGCGGCTTTTGGTAAAACAAAAGTAGGTATAAAGTTACAACATATCAGACCACAGAAACATTCTTGTGAACAACCGAAAGATAATTACTCTACCTATTCTGTTGAAAAAGCAAATTGGATTTATGTTAAAGTGCCAAATATAGTGGACGAAGATGTATTTGATATAGTTCAAGAACAATTAGCTGAGAATAGAAAAATAGCAAGGACAAGAGAAAGAGGAGCAAAATATTTACTACAAGGTTTAATCGTATGTAAGCGTTGTCGTTATGCATATTACGGAAGTCCTGTAAGAAATAAGCGAGGAGAAAAAATTGATCATTATGCTTATTATCGTTGTATTGGTAGAGATTCTTACCGTTTTGGTGGTAATAAAATTTGTGATAATAAACACATTCGTACAGATGCATTAGAAACAGCCGTTTGGGAAGAGGTTAAGCATTTATTGAAAAATCCAAATAGGGTTTTAGAAGAATACAGGCGTAGACTTTCAGAGCTTAAAAAATCATCATGGGATCAAAAAAGCGATTTACTAGAGAAACAAGAAAATAAATTAAAACGTGGTATTGCTAGACTTATTGATAGTTATGCTCAAGAATATATTAATCAAGAAGAATTTGAACCACGAATTAAAGCAATGAAACAAAGTTTAAAAACAATTGAAGAGGAGAAGAAAAGGATATTCGATCAAAAGAAATTAAAACAGGAATTAACTTTGGTTGTAACCAATTTAGAAGACTTTTCTTCCAATATTACATCAAACCTTGATAACGCAGACTGGCTAACTAAACGTGATATTATTAGAACGTTAGTCAAGAGAATTGAAATTAACCTTGAGGACGTAAATGTGGTATTTCGTGTAAAAGAGCTACCAAACTCTCCTGGAAATAATCGAGAAGAAAAGAAAAATTTGCAACATTGTTGGCGGGGTAATACAACCATCCTGGGGGACGCTTAG
- a CDS encoding phage late control D family protein, whose amino-acid sequence MQQSPDGSGTTSDEAEICINYSSSALELKGNLQVFLGYKETGLLPMGVYKANQITIQSPPQTLRIKCDAASLRGSLKERKSKEWKDITLGDLIKEIAQEHGYEGKVAERFENIFIPHTIQADESDMSFLEGLGKKYDALVKPAGGYIIFIPKGEARSATGKMLGTTVLTPKDIINWEVNFNVRNKYGSVIAKWHSYEKGETIEEKVGNEGPSYTLQTLYSTAESAISAAAAKLKQLKRSTSNLNVTVPGNPELFAEAKISLSGFCQEIEGEWVISKAEHILNNRGYQTIVEATVSKAV is encoded by the coding sequence ATGCAACAAAGCCCTGATGGATCAGGTACTACAAGTGACGAAGCTGAGATATGTATTAATTATAGTTCTAGCGCTTTAGAACTTAAGGGTAATTTACAGGTTTTTCTAGGATATAAAGAAACAGGTTTATTACCTATGGGGGTATATAAGGCAAATCAAATTACAATACAAAGTCCACCACAAACTTTAAGAATAAAATGTGACGCTGCAAGTTTAAGAGGATCATTAAAGGAAAGAAAATCAAAGGAATGGAAAGACATTACCTTGGGAGATTTGATTAAAGAAATAGCACAAGAACATGGGTATGAAGGTAAAGTCGCTGAAAGATTTGAAAATATATTTATACCACATACCATTCAAGCAGATGAAAGCGACATGAGTTTTTTGGAAGGATTAGGCAAAAAATATGATGCACTAGTAAAACCAGCAGGAGGATATATAATTTTTATTCCGAAGGGAGAAGCAAGATCAGCGACTGGAAAGATGTTAGGTACAACAGTATTAACACCTAAAGATATTATAAATTGGGAGGTAAATTTTAATGTGCGTAACAAATATGGATCTGTTATTGCAAAATGGCACAGTTATGAAAAGGGAGAAACTATAGAAGAGAAAGTGGGAAATGAGGGTCCAAGTTATACCCTGCAAACGCTTTACTCTACCGCAGAATCAGCAATTAGTGCAGCAGCAGCTAAGTTAAAACAACTAAAACGTAGTACATCAAATTTAAATGTAACTGTTCCTGGTAATCCAGAATTATTTGCAGAAGCTAAGATCAGCCTTTCAGGATTTTGTCAGGAAATTGAAGGTGAATGGGTAATTAGCAAGGCAGAACATATTCTGAATAATAGAGGATATCAAACTATAGTAGAGGCAACAGTGAGCAAAGCTGTTTAA